One Nostoc punctiforme PCC 73102 DNA window includes the following coding sequences:
- a CDS encoding GAF domain-containing protein, which yields MTSNPEQNFLYSQEESLLRRITNRIRRSLELEEIITVTTAEVRSLLKTDRVMIYKFHADGNGQVIAESIYNNRLPSLLGLNFPADDIPLSARELFLKLRVRSVVNVDTQEIGQIHLRDLDNGETISEEIRYRSVDSCHIEYLTAMGVKSSVVAPILYQDQLWGLLVSHNSEARLISEYELEAVQMVVEQLSVAIAQSSLLTQVRKTAERETIINRIATLLHSLPTIVLQPALEAAIAAFNGVGGRLCIRNEAFDYYNGNLTSLTECLIPGNTCIKLFICGQQPVMPEQTIYPLIEQYSIWQEHYKSGKYDVWAISDLYNSPDLRSLQVAFQPTKIRGILTIPLQYRQQLLGYLSIFRNEVDTETLWAGQYDSDQRQLYPRRSFEVWRESKKAQAQKWTVEEIELARDIGKHFASAIQQYELQQQVQVFNENLEKQVKRRTVELQRTAEQEQAVFKVIAEIRESLDTDTIFQTTTKEVCQLIKADRVSVYRFDSNWGGEFVGDFEAASPYWSNESEIGINTVWNDTYLQDTEGGRYRNNETFAVDDIYKMGFAKCHIDNLEQFQIHAFVLAPIFVGQKLWGLLATYQHTGPRQWKASEVNFLSQIAAQMGVALQQAELLTQTRQQTLNLQQAAEQQRVLFEVVAKVRKSLDLDAIFQTTTQEICKSLQADRVAVFQFQADWSGEYIAEFVGDGWVKLVGSNTKTVWQDSYLQETQGGRYRHNETFAVDDIYQVGHSQCHVAVLEQIQARAYAIAPIFIGQQLWGLLAAYQNSAPRHWEASEIKFITQIANQLGVALQQAQLHNQTKEQTEKLTQALHDLKQTQTQLIQTEKMSSLGQLVAGVAHEINNPVNFIYGNINHVNNYAQDLLGILDLYLQNTPNPSPEIRDRTFEIDLEFLIEDLPKTLSSMKIGVDRIRQIVLGLRNFSRLDEAEMKPVDIHEGIDSTLLILQHRLKAKPESPAIKLVKEYSELPLVECYAGPLNQVFMNVLSNAIDALEDYRESPSKPHSSQITICTAIGELEGNIKSVVIRIADNGSGIPEALKARICDPFFTTKPVGKGTGLGLSISYQIVVDKHGGVFKCDSQPGLGTEFWIEIPVSQITKF from the coding sequence ATGACCTCCAATCCTGAACAAAATTTTTTATATAGCCAGGAAGAAAGTTTACTACGCCGGATTACAAACCGTATCCGACGAAGCTTAGAGTTAGAAGAAATTATCACAGTGACAACAGCAGAGGTGCGATCGCTATTAAAAACTGACCGAGTGATGATTTACAAATTTCATGCCGATGGTAATGGTCAGGTCATTGCTGAGTCAATTTACAATAATCGTTTACCATCATTACTGGGGCTGAATTTCCCAGCAGACGATATTCCCCTCAGCGCCCGTGAGCTATTTCTCAAATTACGGGTGCGTTCTGTTGTGAATGTTGATACTCAAGAAATTGGTCAAATTCACCTGCGTGACTTGGATAATGGAGAAACTATATCAGAGGAGATCCGTTACCGTTCTGTAGACTCCTGCCATATTGAATATTTGACGGCAATGGGGGTAAAATCTTCTGTGGTAGCGCCTATTCTCTATCAAGATCAACTCTGGGGGCTACTGGTTTCTCATAATTCTGAAGCGCGTTTGATTTCAGAATATGAACTAGAAGCAGTGCAGATGGTGGTAGAGCAACTCTCTGTAGCGATCGCTCAAAGTAGTCTGCTCACTCAAGTCCGCAAAACAGCCGAACGGGAAACTATCATTAACCGCATTGCTACCCTACTACATTCATTGCCAACAATTGTATTACAACCAGCCCTAGAAGCAGCTATTGCTGCCTTTAATGGTGTTGGTGGCAGGCTTTGCATTAGAAATGAGGCTTTTGATTACTACAACGGCAATCTTACTAGCTTAACAGAATGCTTAATACCAGGAAATACTTGTATCAAGCTTTTTATCTGTGGACAGCAACCTGTGATGCCAGAACAAACTATATATCCACTAATAGAGCAGTATAGTATCTGGCAAGAACACTATAAGTCTGGTAAATACGATGTTTGGGCAATTTCAGATTTATATAATAGCCCTGACTTGCGAAGTTTACAAGTTGCTTTTCAACCAACTAAAATTCGTGGCATATTGACAATCCCACTCCAGTATCGTCAGCAGTTACTGGGCTACTTAAGCATTTTCCGCAATGAAGTAGATACAGAGACTTTATGGGCAGGGCAGTATGATAGCGATCAAAGGCAACTGTACCCCCGGCGATCGTTTGAGGTTTGGCGCGAATCTAAAAAAGCACAAGCTCAAAAATGGACGGTTGAAGAGATTGAACTGGCTAGAGACATCGGTAAACACTTTGCTTCGGCTATTCAGCAGTATGAACTACAGCAACAAGTACAAGTCTTCAATGAAAATTTAGAAAAACAAGTTAAAAGACGCACAGTTGAGTTACAACGGACAGCTGAACAAGAACAGGCTGTGTTTAAAGTTATTGCCGAGATTCGCGAATCTCTAGACACAGATACTATTTTTCAAACCACTACTAAAGAGGTTTGTCAATTAATCAAAGCCGATCGCGTTTCTGTTTATCGTTTCGATTCTAATTGGGGTGGTGAATTTGTCGGGGATTTCGAGGCTGCTAGTCCATATTGGTCGAATGAGTCAGAGATAGGTATTAATACAGTATGGAATGACACCTATTTACAAGATACAGAGGGAGGACGCTACCGCAACAATGAAACATTTGCAGTCGATGACATCTACAAGATGGGATTTGCTAAGTGTCATATCGACAATCTAGAGCAGTTTCAAATTCACGCTTTTGTGCTAGCTCCGATCTTTGTTGGGCAAAAACTTTGGGGTTTGCTAGCAACTTATCAACACACCGGTCCTCGACAATGGAAAGCCTCGGAAGTTAACTTTCTGAGTCAGATTGCGGCCCAAATGGGCGTAGCACTCCAGCAAGCTGAATTACTCACTCAGACACGACAACAGACGTTAAATTTGCAACAAGCAGCAGAACAACAACGGGTATTGTTTGAAGTTGTGGCGAAAGTTAGGAAATCTCTCGATCTAGATGCGATTTTTCAGACAACCACCCAAGAAATCTGTAAATCACTACAAGCGGATCGAGTTGCAGTCTTCCAATTCCAGGCTGATTGGAGTGGTGAGTATATTGCCGAGTTTGTTGGCGATGGTTGGGTAAAACTAGTAGGTTCTAATACTAAGACAGTTTGGCAAGATAGCTATTTGCAGGAAACCCAAGGTGGACGATATCGTCACAACGAAACCTTTGCAGTTGATGACATTTATCAAGTTGGACATTCTCAATGCCACGTTGCAGTTCTAGAGCAAATTCAAGCAAGGGCTTATGCGATCGCACCTATATTTATTGGGCAGCAACTATGGGGCTTGTTAGCGGCTTATCAAAACTCTGCACCCCGCCATTGGGAAGCCTCGGAAATTAAGTTTATCACTCAAATTGCCAATCAGCTTGGGGTTGCACTCCAACAAGCCCAATTACATAATCAAACCAAAGAGCAGACAGAAAAGCTGACTCAAGCTCTGCATGATTTAAAGCAAACTCAAACCCAACTGATCCAAACTGAGAAAATGTCCTCATTAGGTCAACTGGTAGCTGGTGTTGCTCACGAAATTAATAACCCTGTGAACTTCATTTATGGCAACATCAATCATGTCAACAATTACGCCCAAGATTTACTGGGTATACTAGACCTCTATTTACAAAATACCCCTAACCCCAGCCCTGAGATTCGCGATCGCACATTCGAGATAGACTTAGAATTTCTCATCGAGGATTTGCCGAAAACTCTATCTTCCATGAAAATTGGGGTTGATCGCATCCGTCAGATTGTTTTGGGTTTACGGAATTTCTCTCGCCTTGATGAGGCAGAAATGAAACCGGTTGATATTCACGAGGGCATTGATAGCACTTTGCTAATTTTGCAACATCGTTTGAAAGCAAAACCAGAAAGTCCGGCTATTAAATTAGTCAAAGAATACAGTGAGCTTCCCTTAGTAGAATGTTATGCGGGGCCACTGAATCAAGTATTTATGAATGTTTTAAGCAATGCGATCGATGCTCTTGAAGATTACAGAGAATCTCCATCAAAACCTCATAGCAGTCAAATTACCATTTGTACTGCTATTGGAGAGCTTGAAGGTAATATCAAGAGCGTAGTAATTCGCATTGCAGACAATGGCTCAGGAATACCCGAAGCTCTGAAGGCAAGAATCTGTGACCCATTTTTCACTACTAAACCAGTGGGAAAAGGCACTGGTTTGGGGTTATCAATAAGTTATCAAATTGTCGTAGATAAACACGGTGGTGTGTTTAAATGTGATTCTCAGCCGGGGTTAGGTACAGAATTTTGGATTGAAATTCCGGTGAGCCAAATTACCAAATTTTAG
- a CDS encoding TRC40/GET3/ArsA family transport-energizing ATPase, with product MRVILMTGKGGVGKTSVAAATGLRCAELGYQTLVLSTDPAHSLADSFDIELGHAPQKIRPNLWGAELDALQELEGNWGAVKRYITQVLQARGLDGVQAEELAILPGMDEIFGLVRMKRHYDEGEFDVLIIDSAPTGTALRLLSLPEVGGWYMRRFYKPFQNISVALRPLVEPFFRPIAGFSLPDKEVMDAPYEFYEQIEALEKVLTDNTQTSVRLVTNPEKMVIKESLRAHAYLSLYNVATDLVVANRIIPSVVQDPFFQRWKESQEQYRQEIHDNFHPLPVKEVPLFSEEMCGLAALERLKETLYKDEDPTQVYYKETTLRVVQEENQYSLEIYLPGIPKDQVQLSKTGDELNITIGNHRRNLVLPQALAALQPGGAKMEDDYLKIRFADNTRV from the coding sequence ATGCGTGTAATTTTAATGACTGGTAAAGGCGGCGTGGGCAAAACTTCCGTCGCTGCTGCAACTGGACTCCGTTGTGCAGAACTAGGCTATCAGACATTGGTTTTAAGTACAGATCCAGCTCATTCCCTAGCTGATAGTTTTGACATAGAACTGGGACACGCACCCCAAAAAATTCGCCCAAATTTGTGGGGCGCAGAACTGGATGCGCTGCAAGAATTAGAGGGAAACTGGGGTGCTGTAAAACGTTACATTACCCAAGTTTTACAGGCGAGGGGTTTAGACGGCGTACAGGCGGAAGAATTGGCGATTTTACCCGGCATGGATGAGATTTTTGGCTTGGTAAGGATGAAACGCCATTACGATGAAGGTGAGTTTGATGTTTTAATTATCGACTCAGCCCCCACTGGCACTGCACTGCGCTTGCTGAGTCTACCTGAAGTTGGTGGTTGGTATATGCGCCGTTTTTACAAACCATTTCAAAACATCTCGGTAGCACTTCGCCCTTTGGTTGAACCTTTTTTTAGACCAATTGCTGGTTTTTCACTACCCGATAAAGAGGTGATGGATGCACCTTATGAGTTTTATGAACAAATTGAAGCTCTAGAAAAAGTATTAACAGACAATACCCAAACCTCAGTGCGTCTAGTCACCAATCCTGAGAAGATGGTGATTAAAGAGTCTCTGCGTGCCCATGCTTATCTGAGTTTGTATAATGTTGCAACAGATTTAGTAGTGGCTAATCGGATTATTCCAAGCGTTGTCCAAGATCCCTTTTTCCAACGTTGGAAGGAAAGTCAGGAACAATATCGCCAGGAAATTCATGATAATTTCCACCCTCTACCTGTGAAAGAAGTTCCCCTATTTTCTGAAGAAATGTGTGGATTAGCTGCATTGGAACGCCTCAAGGAAACTCTTTATAAAGATGAAGATCCGACTCAGGTTTATTACAAAGAAACTACTCTTAGAGTCGTGCAAGAGGAAAACCAATACAGCTTAGAAATTTATTTACCTGGGATTCCTAAAGACCAAGTTCAACTAAGTAAAACCGGAGACGAATTAAACATTACTATTGGCAACCATCGTCGTAACTTAGTTTTGCCACAAGCCTTAGCAGCACTACAACCAGGAGGGGCAAAGATGGAAGATGACTATCTAAAAATCCGCTTTGCTGACAACACAAGAGTTTAA
- a CDS encoding peptidoglycan-binding protein, protein MLDLFISTYLIFVKPDTLNGSLVAKESKSMAISSPEVIRHILIGLGYLAPEIDPKPDLTKFAPWKRNNNSLTDDLTEEAIKKFQKQYSQKLVVNGNADAETRTVMEETVKGLQNRLKFHGFATPAEIPQDKPFYGPATYTAVKKFQKSQGLTENGIATFEQRQILQQPNLTDKPPTPPQSQLKLIDLCFQFKKNPQNPSYIAALNNLQQNLPKDVLHKVTNKWRGTNDQNPEIVKLTNLFIYYDDNNQNHRDALNHLQSQITPAISQAFLSLWNKK, encoded by the coding sequence ATGTTAGATTTATTTATCTCTACTTACTTAATTTTTGTAAAACCAGATACATTAAATGGTAGTTTAGTAGCAAAGGAATCGAAGAGCATGGCCATTAGTAGCCCTGAAGTCATCCGTCATATCTTGATCGGGCTGGGATATTTAGCACCTGAGATTGATCCGAAGCCGGATCTCACTAAATTTGCTCCCTGGAAGCGCAATAACAACTCATTGACAGACGATCTCACTGAAGAAGCGATTAAAAAGTTTCAGAAGCAGTACTCACAAAAACTTGTGGTAAATGGTAACGCTGATGCTGAAACTCGGACTGTAATGGAAGAGACAGTCAAAGGGCTTCAAAATAGATTGAAGTTTCACGGTTTTGCAACCCCTGCCGAAATTCCTCAAGACAAGCCTTTTTATGGGCCAGCCACTTATACAGCAGTCAAGAAATTTCAGAAATCTCAGGGTTTAACTGAAAATGGCATTGCCACTTTTGAACAGCGTCAAATTCTACAGCAGCCAAACCTAACAGATAAGCCTCCAACCCCGCCACAATCACAACTCAAGCTGATAGATTTGTGCTTCCAATTCAAAAAGAATCCTCAAAATCCTTCTTACATCGCAGCGTTAAATAACTTACAACAAAACCTACCCAAGGACGTTTTACACAAAGTTACTAACAAATGGAGAGGGACAAACGACCAAAATCCTGAGATTGTCAAGCTGACAAATTTGTTCATTTATTATGATGACAACAATCAAAACCATCGTGATGCACTAAATCACTTACAAAGTCAGATTACCCCAGCTATCTCTCAAGCATTTTTAAGTCTCTGGAATAAGAAGTAA
- a CDS encoding anion transporter has translation MVVLRYLVIIITYIGLGLGYLPGLRMNRATIAIVGAAFLMALRVLDLPAAWGAIDYKTLIFLFGMMVISANLAASGFFQLALDYTIRRIHSPFGLLVVLTFGSGILSALFLNDTIALILTPLVVGITQLLKLKPIPYLLALAGATNLGSVATLSGNPQNILIGSFSGISYLDFAKALTPLALICLTIQVCLLWWLYPEVRSLRPYLKVKPPRYHIFKPLLIKSLLITTGLLVAFLIGIPTAEVTLIAAALLLVTRRLKPERILQKVDWDLLLMFCGLFILTEGVQKLGSLEWLSRFVDDPLSILGITALLSNLVSNVPAVLLLHHLIPHPDTHTWLLLAAASTLAGNLTLLGSVANLIVAEAVAKQGYQLTFGEHLRFGLPLTAITLMLTYFWLA, from the coding sequence ATGGTAGTTTTGCGATATCTCGTGATTATTATCACTTACATCGGGCTAGGGTTAGGATACTTGCCCGGACTGCGGATGAATCGGGCGACGATCGCCATTGTTGGTGCTGCCTTCTTAATGGCATTGAGAGTGCTAGATTTGCCTGCGGCGTGGGGTGCGATCGACTACAAAACACTAATTTTTCTATTTGGCATGATGGTAATCAGTGCCAATCTCGCCGCCTCTGGTTTTTTTCAGCTTGCCCTTGATTACACAATCCGCCGCATCCACAGCCCATTTGGGTTATTGGTAGTGTTAACTTTTGGCAGTGGCATCCTCTCAGCACTTTTTCTCAATGATACGATTGCTCTAATTTTGACACCTTTAGTAGTTGGTATTACCCAATTACTCAAGCTTAAACCTATTCCCTATTTGCTGGCGCTAGCAGGTGCAACTAATCTCGGTTCTGTTGCCACCTTGAGCGGTAATCCTCAAAATATCTTGATCGGTTCCTTTTCTGGCATTAGTTATCTAGACTTTGCGAAAGCCTTAACACCACTTGCGTTGATTTGTTTGACGATTCAGGTATGTTTATTGTGGTGGTTATATCCAGAGGTGCGATCGCTTCGTCCTTACTTAAAAGTAAAACCCCCGCGTTATCACATCTTCAAGCCACTGTTAATTAAAAGTCTATTGATTACCACCGGATTACTGGTAGCATTTTTAATCGGAATTCCTACTGCTGAAGTTACCTTAATTGCCGCCGCACTATTACTGGTAACGCGCCGCCTCAAGCCTGAGCGAATTTTACAAAAGGTAGACTGGGATTTGCTATTAATGTTTTGTGGACTGTTCATCCTTACCGAAGGTGTGCAAAAACTTGGTTCTTTAGAATGGCTTTCTCGTTTTGTTGACGATCCCTTGAGCATTTTGGGGATAACAGCGTTGCTATCAAATTTAGTGTCGAATGTACCGGCTGTACTGCTACTACATCATCTAATTCCCCATCCCGACACCCACACTTGGCTACTACTAGCGGCGGCTTCAACACTAGCAGGAAATCTCACCCTGCTGGGTTCGGTGGCAAACTTGATTGTGGCGGAGGCTGTTGCCAAACAGGGGTATCAACTCACTTTTGGGGAACATTTGCGATTTGGGCTACCGCTAACTGCTATCACTTTGATGCTTACCTATTTTTGGCTTGCTTAA
- a CDS encoding RNA 2'-phosphotransferase — MSDSRLVKISKYLSKYLRHTPDAIGIKLAPGGWVAVDELITACAKNKFPITRQELEAVVESSEKQRFSFDSTGTLIRANQGHSVEVDLQLEPVVPPDELYHGTGHKSVDSIMETGLCKMSRHHVHLSKDIATAQTVGARHGKPVVFAISAAAMHQAGYIFYCSDNGVWLVDRVPPEYLQKI, encoded by the coding sequence ATGAGTGATTCTCGTCTCGTCAAAATCAGCAAATATCTCAGCAAATATCTACGACACACACCGGATGCGATTGGAATTAAACTTGCTCCTGGTGGTTGGGTTGCTGTTGATGAATTAATTACCGCTTGTGCTAAAAATAAGTTTCCAATTACCCGTCAAGAATTAGAGGCAGTAGTAGAATCTAGCGAGAAACAACGTTTTTCTTTTGATTCGACAGGTACTCTGATTCGGGCTAACCAAGGACATAGTGTAGAAGTCGATTTACAATTAGAACCTGTTGTTCCCCCAGATGAGCTTTATCACGGCACGGGACACAAATCTGTAGATTCAATTATGGAAACAGGACTTTGCAAGATGTCACGGCATCATGTCCATTTATCCAAGGATATTGCAACAGCACAAACTGTTGGTGCAAGACATGGAAAACCAGTAGTTTTTGCTATATCTGCTGCCGCAATGCATCAGGCGGGTTACATCTTCTATTGTTCTGATAATGGTGTTTGGCTAGTGGATCGTGTACCACCTGAGTATCTCCAAAAAATTTGA
- the cobJ gene encoding precorrin-3B C(17)-methyltransferase — protein MIMNVAPAIVVLGQNSVTVARKIISVLPGATLYGLAGRTSGVDVSFTNFGDTLRELFAQGTPLIGICAAGILIRTLAPILSDKQQEPPVLAVAEDGSAVVPLLGGLGGVNDLARRIAEALDVKPAITTTGDLRLGTTLLSPPPAYRLANPDDAKKFISDVLAGAEVRLEGIAPWLSDSKLPIDPNGDLTIQVTERLVTPIANCLVYHPATIAIAINGIIDDAVALVHQLLADAALEKTSVAGIFAPITAAANPAVNAVANALGVPARFFTPNQLESLLSQGYSPAQAAAIAATGTSLLSSSSPDVAIAIAPQPIDPDTIGQPRGRLAIIGTGPGGAQWMSPEVKEILKSATDLVGYKTYLDLIGSLADGKQRHESDNREEEARAKMALDLAASGRYVAVVSSGDPGIYAMATAVFEVCDRYAKPEWDTIDIHVAPGISAMQAAAAAIGAPLGHDFCAISLSDILKPWSAIEQRIAAAAEADFVIAFYNPVSKERTWQLAEARNILLRHRTPDTPVVLARNLGRPGQTVKAIALDQLTPASADMRTIILVGSTKTRTIKRSDGNLWVYTPRRYTQE, from the coding sequence ATGATCATGAACGTTGCACCCGCCATTGTAGTACTAGGTCAAAATAGCGTGACAGTAGCACGCAAAATAATCAGCGTTTTACCAGGAGCAACGCTATACGGTCTAGCGGGTCGTACATCGGGAGTAGATGTCAGCTTTACTAATTTTGGCGACACGTTACGCGAGTTATTTGCTCAGGGAACGCCGCTAATTGGCATTTGTGCCGCCGGAATTTTAATTAGGACGCTAGCTCCCATACTCTCGGATAAACAGCAGGAACCACCTGTATTAGCTGTGGCTGAAGATGGTAGTGCTGTTGTCCCCCTTTTGGGCGGGCTTGGTGGGGTAAACGATTTGGCCCGCCGCATTGCCGAAGCGCTTGATGTTAAACCTGCAATTACAACTACAGGTGATTTACGTTTGGGTACAACGCTCTTGTCTCCTCCTCCCGCATACCGTTTAGCAAACCCAGACGATGCTAAGAAATTTATCTCGGATGTGCTAGCTGGGGCAGAAGTCAGACTAGAAGGCATAGCGCCTTGGTTGAGCGATAGTAAATTACCCATAGATCCCAATGGAGATTTGACCATCCAAGTTACGGAACGTTTGGTAACTCCTATAGCCAACTGTCTTGTGTATCACCCAGCAACGATCGCGATCGCAATTAATGGCATCATTGATGATGCAGTAGCTTTAGTACACCAGCTACTAGCCGATGCCGCACTAGAAAAAACATCAGTCGCCGGGATATTTGCACCCATCACCGCCGCAGCCAATCCCGCAGTTAATGCTGTAGCTAACGCCTTGGGAGTACCTGCTCGCTTTTTTACCCCAAATCAGCTAGAAAGTCTGTTATCACAAGGTTATAGCCCTGCCCAAGCAGCAGCGATCGCAGCTACAGGCACATCTCTCTTATCTTCCTCATCTCCCGATGTTGCGATCGCTATTGCCCCCCAACCAATTGACCCCGACACCATCGGTCAACCACGCGGAAGGTTAGCGATTATAGGCACGGGGCCTGGTGGAGCGCAATGGATGTCTCCCGAAGTCAAGGAGATACTCAAGTCGGCAACTGACCTAGTGGGTTATAAAACTTATTTAGATTTAATCGGTTCTCTGGCTGACGGCAAGCAACGGCATGAGTCTGACAACCGTGAAGAAGAAGCACGGGCAAAAATGGCCCTTGATTTGGCAGCATCTGGGCGATATGTCGCTGTGGTTTCATCTGGCGACCCTGGTATCTATGCAATGGCAACAGCAGTTTTTGAAGTGTGCGATCGCTATGCCAAACCCGAATGGGACACTATCGATATTCATGTAGCACCAGGCATTTCAGCTATGCAGGCAGCAGCAGCAGCCATTGGTGCGCCCCTTGGACATGACTTCTGTGCTATTTCCCTCTCTGATATCTTGAAGCCTTGGTCTGCGATCGAACAACGAATTGCTGCTGCTGCCGAGGCTGATTTCGTAATCGCTTTCTACAATCCTGTTTCCAAAGAACGTACTTGGCAACTGGCAGAAGCGAGAAATATTTTGCTGCGACATAGAACACCGGATACCCCAGTAGTATTGGCGCGGAATCTCGGCAGACCAGGACAGACGGTGAAAGCGATCGCACTTGACCAGTTAACACCAGCAAGCGCTGATATGCGAACAATTATTCTCGTTGGTTCCACAAAAACCCGAACCATCAAACGCAGCGATGGTAATCTCTGGGTTTATACACCGCGCCGCTATACGCAAGAATAA
- a CDS encoding helix-turn-helix domain-containing protein, which produces MPKSVFSEEYNRFRQLLIEARKAAKLTQAELSAKLKLPQSYVSKYERGERRLDVIKFLQVAQVLEIDPLAFIEELLKYQKEI; this is translated from the coding sequence GTGCCTAAATCAGTTTTCAGCGAAGAGTACAATCGGTTTCGCCAGCTACTTATCGAAGCCCGCAAAGCTGCCAAACTCACTCAAGCAGAGTTGTCGGCAAAGCTAAAACTTCCACAGTCTTATGTATCAAAGTATGAACGTGGAGAACGTCGACTTGATGTGATTAAATTTTTACAAGTTGCTCAAGTCTTGGAAATAGATCCGCTTGCTTTTATCGAAGAACTACTGAAATATCAAAAGGAGATATAA
- a CDS encoding restriction endonuclease, with amino-acid sequence MLTRMPLHIKASDQAGIQGNAIFDPVGTNEYIKAAFIHDSWQSNIPIPAPYRFLGTDVDFAKAGIIIEIQFSNYPFLLNNTLRSELFFKAKTEFVGYPTNLIIIVTKALMFPASNSTLYYEQAVNQLTALAKNKVFDVPIRLVGLFEQQNTIVPIIWTEYLSKRYSRTVNTRVSRECEIIAGRSARSRCLLRLL; translated from the coding sequence ATTCTCACTAGAATGCCTTTGCACATTAAGGCTTCAGATCAAGCTGGAATTCAAGGTAATGCAATATTCGATCCAGTAGGTACAAATGAATATATTAAAGCAGCCTTTATTCATGATAGTTGGCAATCAAATATACCTATTCCAGCACCTTATAGATTTTTAGGTACAGACGTTGATTTTGCAAAAGCTGGCATCATTATTGAAATTCAATTTTCTAACTATCCCTTTCTACTCAATAACACTTTACGCTCGGAACTGTTCTTTAAAGCTAAAACTGAATTTGTTGGATACCCAACTAATTTGATAATTATAGTGACAAAGGCTCTGATGTTTCCTGCATCTAATAGTACTCTTTATTATGAGCAAGCTGTTAATCAGTTAACAGCATTGGCTAAAAATAAAGTTTTTGATGTACCAATCAGACTTGTTGGATTATTTGAGCAACAAAATACAATAGTGCCCATCATCTGGACTGAGTATTTATCTAAAAGATATTCTAGAACTGTAAATACTAGAGTTAGTCGTGAATGCGAAATAATTGCTGGGCGTTCAGCCCGTAGTCGTTGTCTACTTCGCTTATTGTAA
- a CDS encoding DNA-methyltransferase, producing MEINRENLPLDQILLEDSLQLLRNLPDQCVDLVVSSPPYNLGKEYESRQALEIYLKEQTAVLLECSRILKNTGSLFWQVGAFSDRGMLIPLDIRFFPILESCRLIPRNRIIWARQHGLHAQKKFSCRHETILWFTKSDNYKFNLDPIRVPQKYQNKKHYRGNRKGELSCNPEGKNPGDIWLFRNVKHNHEEQTIHPCQFPEDLVTRIILATTNKNDIVLDPFMGSGTVAVVARDSERHFIGSEIEPKYYQVALRRLNGNPDKNGYFPNLKTLRDYVERTGQSIDKFKFEVQVGNKASERSKAKIYPEEYHLQEMEDRLIYEESAFAANLRGEEIPVDPKLNGNGKKTSLQNPIVKQVEEVEQTELRLWS from the coding sequence ATGGAGATTAATAGAGAGAATCTACCCTTAGATCAGATTCTCTTAGAGGATAGCTTACAACTGCTCAGGAATTTGCCAGATCAATGCGTTGACTTAGTTGTATCTTCCCCACCTTATAATCTAGGCAAAGAATACGAATCAAGGCAGGCTCTTGAAATTTATTTGAAAGAACAAACAGCCGTTCTGCTTGAATGTAGCCGGATTCTTAAAAATACAGGTTCATTATTTTGGCAAGTTGGTGCTTTTTCTGACCGAGGAATGCTGATTCCTCTGGATATTCGCTTTTTTCCGATTTTGGAGTCATGCAGATTAATTCCTCGCAACCGAATTATATGGGCTAGGCAACATGGTCTTCATGCTCAGAAAAAGTTTTCTTGTAGACATGAAACTATTCTTTGGTTTACTAAATCGGATAACTATAAATTTAATCTAGATCCTATTAGAGTTCCCCAAAAGTATCAAAATAAAAAACATTATCGAGGAAATCGTAAAGGGGAACTTTCATGCAATCCAGAAGGGAAAAATCCTGGTGATATTTGGCTATTTCGAAATGTTAAACACAACCATGAAGAACAAACTATACATCCCTGCCAATTTCCAGAAGACTTAGTAACTAGAATTATCTTAGCTACAACTAACAAAAATGATATTGTTTTAGATCCATTTATGGGTTCTGGTACTGTGGCCGTGGTTGCGAGAGATAGTGAACGCCATTTTATCGGGTCAGAAATTGAACCAAAATATTATCAAGTTGCATTGCGTCGTCTCAACGGCAATCCAGATAAAAATGGCTATTTTCCAAACTTAAAAACATTGCGCGATTATGTTGAAAGAACGGGTCAATCTATTGATAAGTTTAAGTTTGAGGTACAAGTAGGAAATAAAGCTTCAGAACGCAGCAAAGCAAAAATTTATCCAGAAGAGTATCACTTGCAAGAAATGGAAGATAGATTAATCTATGAAGAATCTGCTTTTGCAGCTAATCTAAGAGGTGAAGAGATTCCAGTAGATCCAAAGCTTAATGGTAATGGTAAAAAGACCTCTTTGCAAAATCCAATAGTAAAACAAGTAGAAGAAGTGGAACAAACTGAACTGAGATTATGGAGTTAA